From the genome of Oxyura jamaicensis isolate SHBP4307 breed ruddy duck chromosome 2, BPBGC_Ojam_1.0, whole genome shotgun sequence, one region includes:
- the PITRM1 gene encoding presequence protease, mitochondrial — MWSRYRAAGGLLSRGRSLNQKSWRWKSVSANERALQYRVGEQIHGFTVRQVTAVPELFLTAVKLSHDSTGAKYLHVAREDSNNLFSIQFRTTPMDSTGVPHILEHTVLCGSQKYPCRDPFFKMLNRSLSTFMNAFTASDYTLYPFSTQNPKDFQNLLSVYLDAAFFPCLRQLDFWQEGWRLEHENPTDPQTPLVFKGVVFNEMKGAFTDNERIFAQHLQNKLLPDHTYGVVSGGDPLSIPDLTWEQLKQFHATHYHPSNSRFFTYGNFPLEQHLKQIHEEALVKFERIESKTDIPKQKLWEKPREHHVTCGLDSFAADPSKQTTVSVSYLLTDITDTFETFTLSLLSSLLVDGPNSPFYKALIESGVGTDFSPDVGFNSSTREAYFSVGLQGIAETDIDTVKQIIAKTVDEVIAKGFEEDRIEALLHKIEIQLKHQSTSFGLALTSYIASCWNQDGDPVELMKIADKVSQFRQCLKENPMFLQEKVKKYFKDNPHRLTLSMSPEEEYYDKQAKLEAEKLKKKVNALSEEEKKQIFEKGLELIDLQSKPQDTSCLPALKVSDIEPKIPFTVLETTLTADEVPVQYCAQPTNGVVYFRAVSSLNTLPEELKPYVPLFCNVITKMGCGALDYREQAQKIELKTGGMSVSPHIIPDDSHLDVYEQGVLFSSLCLDRNLPDMMNLWSEIFNNPRFEEEEHFRVLVKKTAQELSNGIPDCGHLYASIRASKNLTPSGELQEMFSGMDQVKLMKRIAEMPDIKPVLRKLPRIKKYLLNSDNIRCSVNAAPQQISEASKEVEKFIKGITRSKKERKPVRPHVIEKSSEVKPVGNKMLNCLQITRKLINDPTFKPCQMKTHFVLPFPVNYIGECIRTVPYTATDYASLRILARLMTSKFLHREIREKGGAYGGGAKLSHNGIFTFYSYRDPNSLATLKTFEKAVEWAKSGQFTQQDTDEAKLAVFAAVDAPIAPSDKGMDHFLYGISDEMKQSHREQLFAVTNDNLVDVSNKYLAVGKSTRGLALLGPENTDITKDPSWVKR, encoded by the exons ATGTGGAGCCGCTAccgggcggccggggggctgctGAGCCGCGGCCG GTCTCTGAATCAGAAGTCGTGGAGGTGGAAGAGCGTTTCTGCCAACGAAAGAGCGCTGCAGTACAGGGTAGGAGAGCAAATCCATGGCTTCACTGTACGTCAG GTGACAGCTGTTCCTGAGTTGTTCCTGACTGCAGTCAAGCTTAGTCATGACAGTACAGGAGCCAAATATTTACATGTGGCTCGAGAGGACTCCAATAATCTATTCAG TATACAGTTCCGAACCACTCCAATGGACAGCACTGGGGTCCCACATATCCTTGAGCACACAGTGTTATGTGGTTCTCAAAAGTATCCTTGCAGAGATccattctttaaaatgttaaacagaTCGTTGTCAACTTTCATGAATGCATTCACAG CTAGTGATTACACACTCTATCCATTTTCAACACAAAATCCCAAGGATTTCCAGAATCTCCTGTCAGTGTACTTGGATGCAGCTTTTTTCCCATGTTTGCGACAACTAGATTTCTG GCAAGAAGGCTGGAGGTTAGAACACGAGAACCCAACGGATCCTCAGACACCTCTGGTCTTCAAAGgagttgtttttaatgaaatgaaagggGCATTT ACAGATAATGAGAGGATATTTGCACAGCACCTGCAAAATAAACTCCTTCCTGATCACACTTATGGTGTAGTATCTGGTGGAGATCCGTTAAGTATTCCTGATCTTACATGGGAGCAGCTTAAACAGTTTCATGCCACACACTATCATCCAAGCAATTCCAG ATTCTTCACTTACGGTAATTTTCCACTGGAGCAACATTTGAAACAAATTCATGAGGAAGCATTGGTAAAATTTGAAAGAATTGAATCAAAGACCGACATCCCAAAACAGAAACTCTGGGAAAAGCCt CGAGAACACCATGTAACATGTGGCTTAGACTCATTTGCTGCCGATCCTTCCAAGCAGACGACTGTCAGTGTCAGCTACTTGTTGACAGA CATTACAGACACCTTTGAAACTTTCACGCTGAGCCTGCTGTCTTCACTGTTGGTTGATGGACCAAATTCTCCTTTTTACAAAGCCTTAATCGAGTCTGGTGTTGGTACAGATTTTTCTCCTGATGTTGG GTTTAATAGCTCAACAAGAGAAGCCTATTTCAGTGTGGGTCTACAGGGTATTGCTGAGACAGACATTGATACTGTGAAACAGATTATTGCTAAAACAGTTGATGAAGTTATTGC GAAGGGATTTGAGGAAGACAGGATTGAAGCTCTACTTCACAAAATTGAAATCCAGCTGAAACATCAGTCTACAAGTTTTGGACTTGCCCTGACATCA TATATAGCTTCCTGCTGGAATCAGGATGGGGATCCAGTGGAGCTTATGAAGATTGCAGATAAAGTCTCTCAGTTCAGGCAGTGCCTCAAAGAAAATCCCatgtttcttcaggaaaaagttaaaaagtattttaag GATAATCCACATAGATTGACTCTGTCAATGAGTCCAGAAGAAGAGTACTATGATAAACAAGCAaaactggaagcagaaaaactgaaaaagaaggtCAATGctctttctgaagaagaaaaaaaacaaatctttgaAAAAG gTTTGGAATTAATTGATCTTCAAAGTAAACCTCAGGATACCTCTTGTCTCCCAGCTCTAAAAGTGTCTGACATTGAGCCCAAAATCCCATTCACTGTGCTGGAGACAACACTCACAG CTGATGAAGTTCCTGTCCAGTACTGTGCTCAGCCAACCAACGGCGTGGTATATTTCAGAGCTGTTTCCAGCTTGAACACGCTTCCTGAGGAGCTCAAACCATATGTGCCGCTGTTCTGCAATGTCATTACAAA GATGGGTTGTGGAGCCCTTGATTACAGGGAGCAGGCCCAGAAAATAGAGCTAAAAACAGGTGGAATGTCTGTCAGCCCACATATCATTCCAGATGATTCACACCTGGATGTGTATGAACAG ggtGTGCTCTTTTCATCTCTATGCTTGGACAGAAATCTGCCAGACATGATGAATTTATGGAGTGAAATATTTAACAA CCCACGGTTTGAGGAGGAAGAGCACTTCAGAGTGCTGGTTAAGAAGACTGCCCAGGAACTGTCAAATGGAATTCCAGATTGTGGGCATTTGTATGCCTCTATTAGAGCCAGCAAAAACCTTACACCTTCTGGAGAACTGCAAGAAATGTTTAGTGGCATGGATCAG GTGAAGTTGATGAAGAGAATAGCAGAAATGCCTGATATTAAACCAGTACTACGCAAACTACCACGCATTAAGAAGTATCTATTAAATAGTGACAACATCAG ATGTTCAGTGAATGCAGCACCTCAACAGATATCAGAGGCATCTAAAGAAGTAGAGAAATTTATAAAGGGCATAACTAGAagtaaaaaagagagaaaacctgTTCGACCCCATGTGATTGAG AAATCTTCAGAAGTCAAACCTGTGGGAAACAAAATGCTTAATTGTTTGCAGATCACAAGGAAACTAATTAAT GATCCTACTTTCAAACCATGCCAGATGAAGACCCATTTTGTACTTCCCTTCCCAGTGAACTATATTGGGGAATGCATTCGAACAGTTCCGTACACAGCTACAGACTATGCAAG TCTTCGAATTCTTGCACGGTTGATGACATCTAAATTCCTACATAGAGAAATTAGAGAGAAAGGAGGGGCTTACGGTGGAGGTGCTAAACTTAGTCACAACGGCATATTTACTTTCTACTCCTACAG agaCCCAAATTCATTAGCCAccctgaaaacatttgaaaaagcaGTTGAATGGGCCAAATCTGGACAATTCACACAACAAGATACCGATGAAGCGAAGTTAGCAGTATTTGCTGCTGTAGATGCACCAATAGCTCCTTCAGATAAAG